The following coding sequences are from one Myxococcales bacterium window:
- a CDS encoding DegT/DnrJ/EryC1/StrS family aminotransferase, producing MDASRLAPRVPVCRPHLFGLEEGYVLEALRSTQISGTGNFVERMEALVAEAAGTRYAVAVSSGTAAIDLALEELRAGPGDEVIVPNFCMFAPIAALLRRGVKVVPVDADDTWNMDPDEVEAALTPKTRGVMMVHTYGHPADALRICDIAKRNGLWVLEDAAEALGATLEGRPAGSFGDIAVFSFYANKVVTTGEGGALVTNDAATAEHLRDLRNLCFGQTWSERFVHHRAGYNARLSNMLAAFGCAQLPFLGRALDEKRSLARRYRERLEGIPGLILPPESPRALNSYWVFGVLLPEHAVREAFADRLLKAGVETRPFFHPVSEQPCTPIAHRDFPRTARLSRRGIYLPSFVGMPDGDFDRVIEGVRANL from the coding sequence ATGGATGCCTCGAGACTAGCTCCGCGGGTACCCGTCTGCCGCCCTCACCTATTCGGACTCGAGGAAGGCTACGTACTCGAGGCCCTGCGCTCGACGCAGATATCGGGAACCGGCAACTTCGTCGAGCGCATGGAGGCGCTCGTGGCCGAGGCAGCCGGGACACGCTACGCCGTCGCGGTGTCGAGCGGTACCGCTGCGATCGACTTGGCGCTGGAAGAACTTCGGGCTGGCCCCGGTGACGAGGTCATCGTTCCGAACTTCTGTATGTTTGCGCCGATCGCCGCGCTCCTTCGCCGGGGTGTAAAGGTGGTTCCGGTCGACGCCGACGACACCTGGAACATGGATCCAGACGAGGTAGAAGCCGCCCTGACCCCCAAAACTCGCGGGGTCATGATGGTCCACACTTACGGCCACCCCGCCGATGCCCTCCGCATCTGTGACATTGCCAAACGGAACGGGCTATGGGTCCTGGAAGACGCTGCGGAGGCGCTAGGCGCCACGCTGGAGGGAAGGCCGGCAGGTTCGTTCGGCGACATCGCGGTGTTTAGCTTTTACGCCAATAAGGTCGTAACGACCGGGGAAGGGGGGGCCCTCGTCACGAACGACGCCGCAACGGCCGAACACCTGCGGGACCTGAGGAATCTGTGTTTTGGACAAACCTGGTCCGAGCGCTTCGTCCACCACCGCGCGGGCTACAACGCACGGCTTTCGAACATGCTGGCGGCGTTTGGATGCGCGCAGCTGCCGTTCTTGGGGCGGGCCCTCGATGAGAAGCGTTCACTGGCACGCCGCTATAGAGAACGCCTCGAGGGCATCCCCGGGCTGATCCTTCCGCCGGAGTCACCACGGGCACTGAACTCGTACTGGGTATTCGGGGTCCTTCTTCCTGAGCATGCCGTTCGGGAGGCTTTCGCGGACCGGCTGCTGAAAGCCGGCGTCGAGACACGCCCCTTCTTCCATCCCGTAAGTGAGCAGCCCTGCACGCCCATCGCTCACAGAGACTTTCCCCGGACAGCGCGCCTCTCTCGTCGCGGGATCTATCTGCCTTCATTCGTGGGAATGCCGGACGGAGATTTCGACAGAGTCATCGAAGGGGTTCGCGCGAACTTGTGA